In Meleagris gallopavo isolate NT-WF06-2002-E0010 breed Aviagen turkey brand Nicholas breeding stock chromosome 2, Turkey_5.1, whole genome shotgun sequence, the following are encoded in one genomic region:
- the LOC104909997 gene encoding grainyhead-like protein 1 homolog — MDFYEAHPSGKVDFGSKRPVLVLQNDSLYSQRRPYTSEDEAWKSFLENPLTAATKAMMSINGDEDSAAALGLLYDYYKVPRERRSSTAKPEVEHPDQDHSKRNSIPNVTEQSLISTGENRVQVLKNVPFNIVLPHTPQMGMDKRGHLTTPDTTVTVSIATMPTHSIKTETQPHGFAVGIPPSVYHPEPPERVVVFDRNLTPDQFNSNTQPQNSQRRTPDSTFSETFKEGVQEVFFPAELNLRMANMNSEDYVFDSISGNNFEYTLEASKSLRQKPGDSTMTYLNKGQFYPITLKEVSSSEGIHHPISKVRSVIMVVFAEDKTREDQLRHWKYWHSRQHTAKQRCIDIADYKESFNTISNIEEIAYNAISFTWDINEEAKVCDHGFISCPFSRFTVWGEEKGVWPTQ, encoded by the exons ATGGATTTCTACGAGGCGCACCCCTCCGGCAAGGTGGATTTCGGCAG TAAAAGACCCGTGTTGGTTCTTCAGAATGACTCTCTCTACTCCCAGAGACGTCCTTACACCAGTGAAGATGAGGCCTGGAAATCCTTTCTTGAAAACCCCCTTACAGCAGCCACCAAAGCTATGATGAGCATCAATGGCGATGAGGACAGCGCAGCCGCCCTGGGGCTGCTGTATGATTACTATAAG GTTCCAAGGGAGAGGAGATCTTCAACAGCTAAACCAGAGGTAGAACATCCTGACCAAGATCATAGCAAAAG gaacagCATCCCAAATGTGACAGAGCAGTCACTTATTTCCACTGGAGAAAACAGAGTCCAAGTTCTGAAAAATGTACCTTTCAATATTGTCCTTCCTCATACGCCCCAGATGGGCATGGACAAGAGAGGCCACCTTACAACCCCTGACACGACGGTCACTGTTTCGATTGCGACGATGCCCACCCACTCCATCAAAACGGAGACGCAGCCCCATGGCTTTGCAGTGGGCATCCCTCCGAGCGTCTACCACCCCGAGCCCCCCGAGCGGGTGGTGGTGTTTGATAGGAACCTCACTCCTGACCAGTTCAATTCCAACACCCAGCCACAGAACTCCCAGAGGCGAACGCCGGACTCTACCTTTTCAGAGACCTTCAAGGAAGGCGTGCAGGAG gttttctttcctgctgaACTGAATCTCCGGATGGCCAACATGAACTCAGAAGATTATGTTTTTGACAGTATTTCTGG GAATAACTTTGAATATACTCTGGAAGCCTCCAAGTCCCTCCGACAGAAGCCTGGGGACAGCACAATGACTTACCTGAATAAGGGTCAGTTTTATCCAATCACACTCAAAGAAGTCAGCAGCAGTGAAGGAATCCATCACCCCATCAGTAAAGTCCGT AGTGTCATTATGGTAGTGTTTGCTGAAGACAAAACAAGAGAAGATCAGCTCCGGCACTGGAAATACTGGCACTCAAGACAACACACAGCCAAACAAAGATGCATTGACATAG ctGACTACAAGGAGAGCTTCAATACCATCAGTAACATTGAAGAGATCGCATACAACGCCATCTCCTTCACTTGGGACATCAACGAGGAAGCAAAGGTATGTGACCATGGTTTTATTTCCTGTCCTTTCAGTAGATTCACAGTGTGGGGGGAGGAGAAGGGTGTGTGGCCTACCCAATGA